The Montipora capricornis isolate CH-2021 chromosome 3, ASM3666992v2, whole genome shotgun sequence genome includes the window TGGTACAAGCCAAATCCATAAGCTCACGCTTAGAGCTGGTGTCTTTAGCGGCGGCTCAAGttagagaagggaaaaccacgTTGGCAGAATTTATTGCCAACCGGGGAAGTAAAGCGGTCGATGAAGCGATTCAGTTAGCAAGGGAATTTGCCGAGGCCGAAACACGTTTAAATCGGTCTAGAAAAAGCCGTGTTGAACTGCTAGAAGAGGAGCTCACCGGCGAGTGCACTGACGGTTGTCAAGGGAGATGGCTTACAGCTGCCAAACAGTTACTCCAGCGCCACGAGATAGAAGAGCGTTCATTTTGCAATGCAATTTACAATGCACTAGAAAAAGGTAGAGGGAAGTATCGCAATGTTTATATACATGGTCCTGCAAATTGCGGGAAATCGTTTATTGTATCGCCACTAAAAGTAATTTACCAGGCGTTCTCAAATCCCGCTACAGGTTCATTTGCCTGGATAGGTGCTGAAGAAGCCGAGATTATATATCTTAATGATTTTCGGTGGCATCCTAAAATTATCGCCTGGCCCGAATTTCTGCAAGCTCTAGAAGGGGATACAGTTCACTTACCGGCGCCCAAAAATTTCTGTAGCAAAGATATTGAGCTATCAAAAGATACCCCGTTTTTTGCGACCTCGGATGCGCCGTTAGTGCTAGTGAAAGGGGGTGCTATGGATCGCGTGAATACAGAAATGATGAACTGCCGAtgggtttttttccatttctggaagcaaataccacatgcagaacaggaggatATCCCCCCgtgtagattttgcttcgcaaaatttattttgcctgACGTGCGTAACTCATGTGACCCCTGTTGACCTTGCGTGACTAAAAGTTGTGaactaaaagacaactgttgtcacAGTTCTCACGTACAGTTCTCGgggtaaaaaaccttttttacgcTTTTTCGAAGGCCCGTACGATCCAGTTATGTAGTTGTAGGTATTTTTGTTCGAGTGCCCTCTCTAAACATTGGTTTTAGATAAGCAATTATATTCGGACAACGATTTTGGCAACAGTTCTCGCCTCAAAcctaaaagaaatgaactgttaacaatgttttctttcaatttttaacCCGAGAACTGTTGTAAATCGCAAAAGCCATTTGCTTTATACATTACTTCTACAACATTCAGTGGCAATGAgacattttattactgtttttatacAGCTGGATCACAGATCAAAATTCGTTAGCTCGATATTTCACATAATGTAACCGAGAACTGTGTCCGAGAAATGTGTTGTGTTTAAAAAGATACAGACTCAATGTAACGCAATTCTGtgctcttttcaaaaaacaacattatGGTTTAATACATGTGGCAACTATTTTGTAGGGTTAAAAGTTCATTCAGTGTGATTATCAATCAAAGTAGTTGTGGTTCGGAAAAGTGAcacttcattgttttagtataaggaAAATAGTATAAAGGTGACATTCAATTGCGTGATTAATATTTTGTCCTTTCGCCCTTGGAAGCGACAATGGCTGTAATCCTTGTGTTCATACTCgagatagttttatctataATTTCAAGGGGAATATTCCGAAATGCTTCCAAAACTCGAAGgttaaattcatcaaaggattcCCTTGTAATGTTCCTGGATATTGCCTCCTGATCTAAGTAGCGCTTAACAAGATGGAAAATATTCTCTATAGGATTCAGATCTGGTGACCGCGGTGGGATTTCATGAAAGCTTCCCTCAATTTCTTCAAGGGCGACTTTCGCAACACGACTGGTCTGTGAGGGGTCGTTGtccataacaaataaacgtcGACCATCTGCTTTTGGACCAGTGTTTGCAAAAgtcatgttgaaatgttcttgaataaatgtcgcaaaaaattcacctgtcattttctggtagggtactttcaagatcactccTTTTCCGTACGCTATGGCCACGAGAACATGCAGACGCCGTCCACCCGCTAAATCTTTACATCCTTTGGTTGTAACTTTAAGCCCTTCCTCTCGTTTTCGCCACGCCCTGGCTCTGTTTGAGGCCGCACCACTTTTCGGGTTATACTTGTGAACAAACGATACCCCGTccaagtaaaaggaaatttcatttttccagaaATCAGGATTTCTAATCATCTCTTGCTTCATGTTACGTGCAAATTGCAGTCGCACTTTTTTATCATTGTCACTAAGAATCCCTTTTCTTCGAGCCGAAAAATAATAGTATCCAAGTTCATTCAAATAGCGCGAATATGTCCTCCTACTGGCCacttgaaaactaagaccacTCTCTTCCACTAAACTTCTCACAGTGACGTGTACATTATTCCGTCTAAAAGACTTTAAGGTACGAATCAATAAACGCATCTTTCTTTCGCTTACATTTCGTGGTCTTCCCTGCCTCTTGTCACTTAGTATCCTTGTCTTACGGCCATTTCCAAACTCATTACTGCAAATTCGGTGCGCAGACGACTTTGATATTCCACACTCCTcagcgatttttcggaaagacaatTTACTGTATGTTCTCAGGTACCACACCAAAGCCTTTTTCTCTGCTACGATTTGTTGGATGAAGACCATACTTGCATGCGCGTACAATTATTCACAAAGCAGACGAACTAAATTGTCatcgaaagttaaacaacgtcacAGTCGATATCGTTTGCAAACTctaattttacatttaaattctaAACCTCGCGCAAACATGACATTTGGTAACGCCATATATCCTTTCATATTGTTAATCACAGTTCCTTGTCTTATTATagtgttgttttccatttttgtcaaaGTAATAGGTACTTTGGTGAGTCAGCCAGTATTCAGACAATGggggacaaaactcttaggacGCTTGACATGATTTTCCcccttttcccccaccccccaagcaatgttgtagtttgtgcGGCGCTGTACACTTTaccctgtcctaaaagagtttgttcatttcaacattgtttggaggggggaggggagggccattcgtggtatccacgtggttagagaagtgcatattatgctacatttgaatatgtgaaaagaaaaggctctgGAAGGAAGGTTTTCGATATCCGTCCCAAGGAGTTTTGTCCTCCATTGTAGATGTGTTAAGGGATGTCTAAAGAACATGAAAACACTTGTTGGCAATTTTCTAACTTGCACCGACGGTCGTTATGGCATTTTTTATAAGAGGTATGCTAGTCCAGCATGGAAACGAGTCTGGATAATATAAATGGCTATAACTATCGTTTATTAAGACCTATTGATACCAAACTTTACCAAATGTGTCATCTAGGGTCATCTCACATATCCCATGCATAAATTGAATTATATGGACACGTGATCACCATTGCATGGAAATGAGGCTACACAAGGAAAAATACTTCTCCAAGGTGGATAGAAACAGTTGTTTGCCATTTAAAATACTCATAGACAGCTAGCTGTCTCTTTGACGATTCGATAATCACTAGAGAAATTTCTCCCTTACGCAGAATTCGGGCGCGAATCTTATTCTCCGTAGCTAACTTAGTCGAGTAGCCATCCCCCTGTCACGCACTACTCGGGGCACATGACACTTGACAATACTAACCTGAATTAGTTTTCTCTAGTAAATATTGAATTGCCAAGAAGAGACGGCTAGCAGCCTAAAGTACTAATGTTTGACACTACATACTAAGCTATGGTCATCAGCTAGAAGGTTGGTTATATAGTACAATCAACACGACAGCTTTCCTCTGAGAAAGGATTCGTGAAACGATTGATGCAATCCACCAGCTGCTCTATGTTCTTTTCTTGACGGGTACGGACGGAAGTGATGGCTTCGTCATGTTTTCCCTTCTTCGACGATGTACCAGCCATCTCTTTTGCCTGCTCTGCTAGTCTTGCTAATTCAGGTGCAATTAGGAAGTACTTCGTTCGTGCATTCGGATTTAGTGTGATACCAATCAACCCACCTAAAACTTTCATGGAGCGGTTCACATGTTCTAAGGCATTGTCTGCACCAACTGTACAAAACGATACACTGGAATTCTTATTTACTACCCAGTTGCCTTGCTGAAACTCTTCGTATACTTCCGGGTCTGTTTCCTTAAGCTTGGCCATCTCTGCCAAGTATACAGGGATCATGCGTGCGTAGTTAAACATGTCGTGTGCAAAATAGTACTTGGTGAATGCTTGAGGGGCTTCTAGATTGAGTGCCCAATCTCCCGTCCGAACAGCGCGAACAAAGATCATCATTTCCATAACCATTCTCATATAATGACGAAACACTTTGAACAGCGGCTTCTTCTCTTGTCTTGCGTCAAACTCTTCCATCTTCTCTATGATCTTCAAGGATTCCACCGCTTCTTCCAGTTTGCCATGCGCCTCTTTCACTAGTTCCTTTGAACCATTACTACATGCGTCATTAAGCTGATTTGCAAGCTTCTCCAAGCTGCAATGTACGTCTGAATTGTCTTGAAATAGTGCCTCTTGGTACAGTGTGAACAGTGCTTGCAAGGTTACCATGTGTGCTGTTTCCGCTCGCTTAACGTGACCTCCCTCTAAGATTTGCTTCACAGTCGCCGGGCCGTACAGCTCGGACTCGAGCCAACACATGTCAAGTCCACTGTTATCAATAAACGCACCGATTGTACGGAGGTCAGCCATTACTATGTGAAGCTCTCCTGGACGAAGGAAAGCCATCTGCAACTTCTTTGCCGGCTGGTATAACCCCATATCAAGCGATACGACAGTTTTTCTCGTCGGCCCTACCACCTTCACTGATATATTCTGGGCCTGCATCAAGACGGTTAGCAAAGTCTGCCACTCGTGTGCTGGTGCTGCAATGAGCAGTGGTGTTCCTACTCGTGCTACAGGCATTGGCTCATTTATCATGGAATTGTATGCACTCCAGACTGAGACATTGGTACTCTTCACAGGTTGTCACAGGAGTCATTGCTTGTATCATCGGCATGCTCTCTGGTCTCCTCGGTTGTGTCTGCAGGAACTCTTGACAAACTTCGTCCAAGAGGCCATGTGTAGTCTTGTGTTCTCACGCGTGACAGAAGTTCCTGCCATGAAAAAAGGTGAAATTCTCGATAAACTGGCGCGAACGGCTTTGATGGAGGTGCTGGGCATTCTAGAAGCTCTGTGATTGATTCAGGCAAATCTTTAATGGAGCGGCTTTGGATCTTCGGGTCCACGGCAATGTCAGGCACCTGATCCTGCGCATTAGTTCGCTGATATATTGCCATTGCAGTACCGTGGAAAGTTTGCTTTCCATCAGGAGTGTCCTCACAGAAGTCCACATTGTCTACTGCAAAGAAGACATGGCGTCCCACTACTATATCTGGAGGTAGGTACACACCGTCATTGTGTCCGATACGTTTCAAAACACTTGCTTCTATTTGCGTCTCAACTCTTAATACTCTGTTATAATCGACAGACATACCAAATCCGCGTAATAGACTT containing:
- the LOC138040529 gene encoding uncharacterized protein, encoding MLLRKSIKKCKKWEFIGSLEKVSDENIPMELYSFFQWVIQGPNNLLSAEKKSSEVHKRAMSLAQSTVSMCLTERQVRNKKSGVIRLATEMPQQLAIGFAVHQAVRSKELISLLRGFGMSVDYNRVLRVETQIEASVLKRIGHNDGVYLPPDIVVGRHVFFAVDNVDFCEDTPDGKQTFHGTAMAIYQRTNAQDQVPDIAVDPKIQSRSIKDLPESITELLECPAPPSKPFAPVYREFHLFSWQELLSRVRTQDYTWPLGRSLSRVPADTTEETREHADDTSNDSCDNL